The following nucleotide sequence is from Novipirellula artificiosorum.
TACCGCGGGGGAGAAAAAACGCCGGCTGTCTCTCAAAGGGCCATGGGTTTGCGTCCAATCATACCCGAATGCCATTCGTCAGGCTGTTGGCCACAACATTTTAGAGTTTTCTGTCCGAGTTCTCCATACCATCGGCAAAATGCGAGTCGATCAATCTGGATTTTGCCTGAGAACCATCCGGCAAGGTCGTCGGCATCCCCCCAGGAAAACCTCGCCCTGACCGAAATCAAAGCAGCGGAGGATCATCGCAGGCGGAAATGGAACACGTTTGAGTTGATTTGCGTTCAACACCTTGTTCCATTCCCCACTGCGAATTCACTCCGCTCAATCCTTCAATTCGATCCCTTTATCGCTACGATCCGGTTCGTTGGGCCGGATCGAGGTCAAAGCGGTCGAGGTTCATCACCTTATTCCAGGCCGCGACGAAGTCATTGACAAACTTCTGTTTCGCGTCGGCACTGCCGTAGACTTCTGCGATGGCTCGAAGCTGCGAGTTGGATCCAAACACAAGATCGACGGAGCTGGCTGTCCATTTGACCTCTCCGGTCGTGCGGTCACGCCCTTCGAAGAAGTGCTCGCAGACGGGGGACTTCTGCCACTGGGTCTTCATGTCCAGCAGATTGACGAAGAAGTCATTGGTCAATTGGTCGGAATGCTTCGAGAAAACACCAAGTTTCTGGTTGTCCGAGTTGGCATTCAGGGCACGCATGCCGCCGATCAGAACGGTCATCTCGGGGGCCGTGAGCGTCAGCAGTTGGGCTCGATCGATCAGCAACTCTTCCGCAGGTCGATCGAGTTCGCGACTGGCGAAGTTGCGGAACCCGTCCGCGGTCGGCTCGAGTACGGCGAAGGCCTCGACGTCCGTTTGCTCTTGCGATGCGTCGGTACGGCCGGGCGCGAAGGGGACTTGCACGTCGTGTCCCGCGTTCTTGGCGGCGGCCTCGACGGCGGCACACCCGCCCAGCACGATCAGGTCAGCGAGCGAGACTTTCTTGCCACCCGATTGTGAACCGTTGAATTCCGTTTGGACTTGCTCCAAGGTCTGCAAGACGTGCCGCAATTCATTGGGATTGTTGACCGCCCAGTCTTTTTGTGGCGCGAGCCGAATCCGTGCGCCGTTGGCTCCACCACGCTTGTCCGACCCACGAAACGTTGACGCCGATGCCCACGCCGTCGAAACCAATTGTGACAGGGAAAGCCCCGAATCGAGCAGTCTACGTTTCAGTACAACCATGTCTGCATCGTCGATCAGCTCATGATCCACCTCGGGGACAGGGTCTTGCCACAAGAAAGTCTCGGCGGGAACTTCGGGGCCCAGGTAACGCGATACTGGTCCCATGTCGCGATGCGTGAGCTTGAACCATGCCTTGGCGAACGCTTGTTCGAATTGATCGGGGTGCTCGTAGAACCGTTTTGAAATTGGACCATAGATGGGGTCCATTCTTAGCGCCATGTCGGTCGTGAACATGATCGGGGGATGGGCTTTGTTGGGATCGTGTGCATCCGGCACGATGTCCGCAGCAGCGGGGTCCGTTGGAATCCATTGCCACGCACCCGCAGGGCTTTTCACCAGATCCCAGTCGTAGCCAAGCAGGTGGTCGAAGTAGCCGTTGGACCATTCGGTCGGTGTCGAAGTCCAAGCGCCTTCCAAGCCGCTGGTGATCGTATCGCCCGCATTCCCCTTTCCGAACGTATTCTTCCAACCGAGGCCTTGTTCCTCGATGCTGGCTCCTTCGGGTTCAGGGCCGACGTTGCCTTCGGGAGGTGCGGCACCATGAGATTTCCCGAAGGTGTGTCCGCCTGCGATCAGGGCGACCGTTTCTTCGTCATTCATCGCCATCCGAGCGAACGTCTCTCGAATGTCCTTGGCCGCCGCCAGTGCACTCGGTTTGCCGTTGGGGCCTTCTGGGTTGACGTAGATCAATCCCATTTGAACCGCGGCCAGCGGATTGGCGAGTTCACGATCCCCCGAATAACGCATGTCACCGAGCCAGGCGGTTTCCGGCCCCCAATCAACGTCGTTTTGGGGTTCCCAAACATCGGCGCGGCCCCCCGCGAAACCGAGCGTTTCAAACCCCATCGACTCCAACGCGACATTGCCGGTTAAGACCATCAGGTCAGCCCAGGAGATTTGGTTCCCGTATTTCTGTTTGATGGGCCAAAGCAGTCGACGAGCCTTATCGAGGTTGGCGTTATCGGGCCAGCTATTCAGAGGCGCGAAACGCTGCGTGCCGTACGAGGCGCCGCCGCGACCGTCGGAGACTCGATAGGTCCCTGCACTGTGCCACGCCATCCGAATGAACAGCGGCCCATAGTTGCCGTAGTCGGCTGGCCACCACGGCTGTGACGTCGTCATCAATTCTTCAATGTCTTGCTTTAACGCAGCCAGGTCAAGTTTCTTGAACGCTTCGGCGTAGCGAAACGAATCCGACATGGGATTGCTCTTGGCCGAATTTTGATGAAGGATTTGCAGGTTCAACTGGTTGGGCCACCAGTCGCCATTGGAGTAGGCTCCGGCCGACGTGTGTCTGCCGGCTAACCCTTCTCCGATCACAGGGCACTTGCTGGCATCCATCGGTCGTTGTTCAGGCGATGTGGCGGTCCGCGAACTTTGAGCGAACAGAGGGGGGGCGATGCATAGCAGCGCGATGCCGGTGACGACACCGGCAAGGTGAGTTGTCGAGATCATGATTTCTCCTCGGAACGGGGGTGGGAATTCAACGCATCCAATGTGTAAGGACAGGTCGACTTCCACTCATTCTGGACGATTGCGATCTATTCGTCCAATGCAATGTTTGCATAGGTTCTATGCGTGGTGTGCATGGCGAGTCGCAGCGCGATCGGGCGAGCCGGCGGCGCACGGTTATGGGATGCACAGGGAGGTCCTGCTTGCTTCGGCCCCCCCCCCCCGAGGGTTGCTCACGAAAATGCTTTGGAGTACTCCTGCAAATAGTCTCGAAACTCTCGCAGTAAACGACTTTGAAAGCGGTACGGATTCCAAACGGCGGCGATGGTTCGTTTCGGTTTCATGCCGTGAAGGGAGCGATACGTGCGACGTTTGGTCCGATCCAATCGCTTGGCCATTGCGGGGATCATCGATACTCCGTGTCCAAGCGAAACCAGCTCCTGCACCATCACCAACTGACTGGTTCGTTCCACGGCAACCGGCTGAATGGAGCGTTGCCGGCAAAAAGAAGTGATGTTGTCGGACAGGCAGTGGGCCTCATCGAGGAGCACGAAGGGATAGTGTTCGACGTCCGCGATTCGGATCTGTCCTTTCTTCGCGAGTGGATGTTTCGGCGGCATGACGAGGATCAGTTCCTCTTCGAATAGCTTTTCGACTTCGACATACCGAGTGGGAACGGGCAACGCCAAGATGGCAACGTCAAGTTCCCCCTGCTTGCATCGTTTCATCAAGTTATCGGTTGTATCCTCTTGGACAATCAGACTTGCCTTTGGGTATAGATCCGAGAACTGACGCAACAGATCGGGTAAGAAGAAGGGAGCGATCGTAGGGATCGCACCGACGCGAATTCGCCCGCTTTGACCGTCGTCGCAGATCTCAGCTTTTGTGTCTTCGATAATCAGCAGAATTTGTTCGGCTCGACTCTGGAACAATAGCCCGACGTCTGTCAGTTCAACGGATCTGGGTTTGCGATCAAACAGCGGTTGTCCCAGTTCTTTTTCGAGTCGCTGGATCGACCGGCTAAGTGCCGGTTGCGATAGGTTTAATCGCTCGGCCGCGTGTGTAAAATTCTTCAATTCCGCCAAACACTGAAAGTGGGCGAGCTGCTCCATATCCATGGCAATCCAACCTGTCGGAAGATTCAATCTTGATTCGTCATCCTGACAACGCTCCGCAATGTGTCATTCACATCGATTGGATCCTAGCCATGCATCGGTGCGACGCACAGGGGAACCCCAACGCGTGGGATGTTCTCTAAACAAATTTCGGATTTCACTCTCCCGCTTGGAGGTTGTGCATTTTAGCGTCCCCCGTCTACAGAGATTAGAGTGATCGACACATGTCGCGCTGATGGATTCTGGCTCCCCACGCCCCGCGTGCTCGTGGGGAGAAGGCCCCCCGGGGTGCGCTGCTGCGCGTCGACCCTTAGCTCGGGAGTCCAACCGCTTCGCCGTATACAGAGTTCCGAAACTTATTTACCGAAGGTCCCGGTTTTCTGTCGAACCTTGTTTTTCGGGTAGGTGGTGGTGGATCTTGTTAAAGATCCTCACTCGCAGGGATCTTTAACAAGATCCACTACGCGAAAATTGAGTTGCCGCAGACCACTAGCGTTTGGCCGCTCGGACATGTCCGCGATTGTGGTACGGAAGGAGACGGCAAGAATGGCTCATCCGGCGGAAGCGTGCGCAGGAGGTTTTTCGAGGCATCTCTCCGGTGTCCAATCATTGCTGGCAGGAGCTATTTTCACTGGTTATCGTGCAGTTGCCGGGAGAAACGGAGTCGAGCTCTGCAGAGGTGCAACTTGACAAGGGGTATCCCGGTCGACGGTGCGCCAAGGGTGCTACCGGTTCCCGGCCGACGACCGTCCGTCGGGGACTCTTTTCTAAGAGATCATTGCACACCGGAGCCATACCTCCAAAAAACCTCGAGTCTGGGTTCCGCGCGCTTCCGTCGGATGAGACGGAAAGAATCCCTCTACCGCATTCGGGGGCGGCAATCGTGTATAAAGAGCTTTTGAAACTTGCGACACGGACGTTCTTTGACTTTTTTGGCAACCTTTTCTTTACTACCCCATGCCTGCAACTGAAACGGAACCCCTGCTCAGTCCCGAATTGCTCAGTCGCCTCGAGCGACTCGAACTCGTGTCGCGAAAGGTATTCCGCGGTCGAATGAAGGGTGAGCGACGCAGTCGTCGGAAAGGTCAGAGTGTCGAATTCGCGGACTTTCGACATTATGTCGCGGGCGATGACCTTCGCCTGATCGATTGGAACTTGTACGCTCGGCTTGATCAGCTATTCCTGAAGCTGTTTCTCGAAGAAGAGGACCTGCACTTTTTCGCATTGGTCGATGCCAGCGAGTCGATGAATTTTGGCGATCCAACCAAATTGCGAGTTGCCAAGCAACTTGCGGCTGCGTTGGGGTATGTCGGTTTGTGCCGAGCAGACCGAGTCAGCGTGTCGGTGCTTGGCCCCGAAGGACGCCGAGCACCCATCCTGCGTGGTCGTAGCGGATTGTGGAAAATGCTCGCTTACCTCGAATCGGTTCAAAGCGGGCACAATGTTTCGCTGTACGACGGCATTAAGGACTTCTCGCTCCGCAATGCGGGGACCGGCGTTGCCGTTTTGATGACCGACCTGATGGACAAGCAGGGTT
It contains:
- the katG gene encoding catalase/peroxidase HPI yields the protein MDASKCPVIGEGLAGRHTSAGAYSNGDWWPNQLNLQILHQNSAKSNPMSDSFRYAEAFKKLDLAALKQDIEELMTTSQPWWPADYGNYGPLFIRMAWHSAGTYRVSDGRGGASYGTQRFAPLNSWPDNANLDKARRLLWPIKQKYGNQISWADLMVLTGNVALESMGFETLGFAGGRADVWEPQNDVDWGPETAWLGDMRYSGDRELANPLAAVQMGLIYVNPEGPNGKPSALAAAKDIRETFARMAMNDEETVALIAGGHTFGKSHGAAPPEGNVGPEPEGASIEEQGLGWKNTFGKGNAGDTITSGLEGAWTSTPTEWSNGYFDHLLGYDWDLVKSPAGAWQWIPTDPAAADIVPDAHDPNKAHPPIMFTTDMALRMDPIYGPISKRFYEHPDQFEQAFAKAWFKLTHRDMGPVSRYLGPEVPAETFLWQDPVPEVDHELIDDADMVVLKRRLLDSGLSLSQLVSTAWASASTFRGSDKRGGANGARIRLAPQKDWAVNNPNELRHVLQTLEQVQTEFNGSQSGGKKVSLADLIVLGGCAAVEAAAKNAGHDVQVPFAPGRTDASQEQTDVEAFAVLEPTADGFRNFASRELDRPAEELLIDRAQLLTLTAPEMTVLIGGMRALNANSDNQKLGVFSKHSDQLTNDFFVNLLDMKTQWQKSPVCEHFFEGRDRTTGEVKWTASSVDLVFGSNSQLRAIAEVYGSADAKQKFVNDFVAAWNKVMNLDRFDLDPAQRTGS
- a CDS encoding DUF58 domain-containing protein; protein product: MPATETEPLLSPELLSRLERLELVSRKVFRGRMKGERRSRRKGQSVEFADFRHYVAGDDLRLIDWNLYARLDQLFLKLFLEEEDLHFFALVDASESMNFGDPTKLRVAKQLAAALGYVGLCRADRVSVSVLGPEGRRAPILRGRSGLWKMLAYLESVQSGHNVSLYDGIKDFSLRNAGTGVAVLMTDLMDKQGYEAAIRMLIGRRMDVFVMHILSPEELDPPLRGDRKLIDAEDRDESEITINAYVLQKYKDTVQSFIAGAKQFCSQRSVVYIPVRTDTPVETIVTRYLRERGVVR
- a CDS encoding LysR family transcriptional regulator, producing MDMEQLAHFQCLAELKNFTHAAERLNLSQPALSRSIQRLEKELGQPLFDRKPRSVELTDVGLLFQSRAEQILLIIEDTKAEICDDGQSGRIRVGAIPTIAPFFLPDLLRQFSDLYPKASLIVQEDTTDNLMKRCKQGELDVAILALPVPTRYVEVEKLFEEELILVMPPKHPLAKKGQIRIADVEHYPFVLLDEAHCLSDNITSFCRQRSIQPVAVERTSQLVMVQELVSLGHGVSMIPAMAKRLDRTKRRTYRSLHGMKPKRTIAAVWNPYRFQSRLLREFRDYLQEYSKAFS